A window of the Bdellovibrio svalbardensis genome harbors these coding sequences:
- a CDS encoding FHA domain-containing protein, with translation MARLKVRLRGKTVYDIALADDRAYVAGRKEDCDIVLQPEKGISREHFKLSKINGSWTVEVISRYGEVIKNGEKVQQFSLDHGSAFTVPPYEFDFLMTADVGPIADAPMAGVGMEAGGDLAYPPAVTSAGDYGGDDFGGEEKTVIGVAPTAAYIKIVDSGNEVKEMIRLDAGESWIAGREPSCHIQIRDQRVSRRQFEIRRAGSNFHIIDLGSVNGTLVNGSPISSSDPTAIKSGDAITVLENYLYFELHDSNFQSRLEMVNIAPPSPLLPVSQDILPMEYQQQGSHELMPYQGGMAPMPYQPNYQQGMPHPQMGIPAAASGKFDFQKHRPKILIGAVAVVLLAWLFSGNKNDGAPKPATPTAGPAAPGSPQEAFAKLKPEQQALVRQRYKDAKNLYMAGKYQLAQDEIVKIREMIADYEDLKEIERLSKEAMFIQEQQRRQEEIEKSKAEAEEKIVKQVAECQKKINPSITEGEMDECLSSVMQFNPDHPKINDLKMQVQAIVVQRDAKAAERAVYQGQVAKLKSIYEKAQSVHKTAKNPLDVIASYEKVVGSKLPDPGGLKGQSQRNIAAIRQMMNTKTASYQAEADKLYQSQNLKGAILALRKARQVDPTNDELIPKMERYTSELRKQMMTIYQEGILEESFGNVEGGEAKAGAKDKWKKILDLDIPDGEYYKKAYIKLKKYGAL, from the coding sequence ATGGCACGCCTGAAAGTCCGCCTTCGTGGCAAAACAGTTTATGATATCGCTCTTGCTGACGATCGTGCTTATGTAGCTGGTCGCAAGGAAGATTGTGATATCGTTTTGCAACCTGAAAAGGGAATTTCACGTGAACACTTCAAGTTGTCGAAGATAAATGGTTCTTGGACCGTGGAAGTGATTTCTCGTTATGGTGAGGTAATCAAAAATGGCGAGAAGGTTCAGCAGTTCTCTTTGGATCACGGGTCTGCCTTTACCGTTCCTCCCTATGAATTTGATTTCTTAATGACGGCCGATGTAGGCCCTATCGCCGATGCCCCGATGGCGGGTGTTGGCATGGAAGCTGGTGGTGACTTGGCTTATCCGCCAGCGGTGACCTCTGCCGGTGATTATGGTGGTGATGACTTTGGCGGCGAGGAAAAAACTGTCATTGGAGTTGCCCCGACGGCCGCTTACATAAAAATTGTCGATAGCGGCAATGAAGTAAAAGAAATGATTCGCTTGGATGCCGGGGAGTCATGGATTGCCGGGCGTGAACCTTCCTGTCATATCCAAATTCGCGATCAGCGCGTCAGCCGGCGCCAATTTGAAATTCGCAGAGCAGGATCTAATTTTCATATTATTGACTTGGGCAGTGTAAACGGCACGTTGGTCAATGGCAGCCCGATTTCTTCCTCAGATCCCACAGCCATTAAAAGTGGTGATGCGATCACCGTCTTGGAGAATTATCTTTACTTTGAGTTGCATGATTCCAATTTCCAAAGTCGTTTGGAAATGGTGAATATCGCTCCCCCAAGTCCATTGCTTCCGGTATCACAAGATATCCTGCCGATGGAGTACCAACAGCAGGGCTCGCATGAGTTGATGCCTTATCAGGGTGGCATGGCGCCGATGCCATATCAGCCGAATTATCAGCAAGGCATGCCACATCCGCAGATGGGGATACCCGCTGCAGCTTCAGGCAAATTTGACTTTCAAAAGCATCGTCCGAAAATTCTGATTGGTGCGGTGGCCGTTGTTTTGCTTGCTTGGCTCTTTAGCGGAAACAAAAATGATGGAGCTCCAAAGCCGGCCACGCCGACGGCTGGTCCTGCCGCTCCGGGATCACCTCAAGAAGCTTTTGCGAAGTTGAAGCCCGAGCAACAGGCCTTGGTTCGTCAACGTTATAAAGACGCGAAGAATCTGTATATGGCGGGTAAGTATCAGTTGGCTCAAGACGAAATCGTAAAGATTCGTGAGATGATTGCAGACTATGAAGACTTGAAAGAGATCGAACGTCTTTCAAAAGAGGCGATGTTCATTCAAGAACAGCAGCGTCGTCAGGAAGAAATTGAAAAGTCAAAAGCAGAGGCAGAAGAAAAAATTGTTAAGCAGGTGGCTGAATGCCAAAAGAAGATCAATCCTTCTATTACTGAAGGAGAGATGGATGAGTGCTTAAGCTCTGTGATGCAGTTCAACCCTGATCATCCGAAGATCAACGACTTGAAAATGCAAGTACAGGCCATTGTTGTACAGCGTGATGCCAAAGCGGCAGAGCGGGCTGTTTATCAGGGGCAAGTTGCCAAGTTGAAGTCGATCTATGAAAAAGCTCAATCCGTTCATAAGACAGCGAAGAACCCGCTGGACGTGATCGCCAGCTATGAAAAGGTTGTCGGCTCGAAACTTCCAGATCCAGGTGGTCTGAAAGGTCAGTCGCAACGAAATATTGCAGCGATACGCCAGATGATGAACACCAAGACAGCCAGCTATCAAGCTGAAGCTGACAAATTGTATCAGTCGCAGAATTTAAAAGGTGCGATCTTGGCATTGCGCAAAGCACGCCAGGTCGATCCGACCAACGATGAATTGATCCCGAAGATGGAGCGTTATACTTCTGAACTGCGCAAGCAGATGATGACCATCTACCAAGAAGGTATCTTGGAGGAAAGTTTTGGTAACGTCGAAGGTGGCGAAGCCAAAGCGGGTGCGAAGGATAAGTGGAAGAAAATTTTGGATCTCGATATTCCAGATGGTGAGTACTACAAAAAGGCATACATCAAGTTGAAGAAATACGGGGCTTTGTAA
- a CDS encoding type II secretion system F family protein — translation MSSLEHKEAKMGSAELMLILGLLLAGVAVFLFVSSIFASNKDKAQLSWANNDEPVKSKNPIINFSRPLVHQFTLQHALRVRSEKYRKKVRKFIKTSGLSAELNEDEFIGLQLLWGIMFPIFLLIMNFSLQLGLSPFMCLGLGLIGFYLPQIHSKGEKKKRELSVRADLPFFIDLLALSVEAGLDFFSAIQKIVDKAANSDSVLADEFSIVLKDIKIGSSKTQALKEMAERLDMNEITSFVAVLVDAESTGASISQVLKDQSEQMRLERFVRAEKAGARASQAILIPLMIFILPAVFIMVFGPVAVSFMYGGGK, via the coding sequence ATGAGTTCACTTGAACACAAAGAGGCGAAAATGGGAAGTGCAGAGTTAATGCTCATTCTAGGATTGCTGCTCGCAGGAGTGGCGGTCTTCCTATTTGTCAGCTCGATCTTTGCCAGCAATAAAGACAAAGCGCAACTGTCGTGGGCGAATAACGATGAGCCTGTTAAATCTAAAAACCCTATTATCAATTTCTCTCGTCCGTTGGTGCATCAATTCACTTTGCAACATGCCTTAAGAGTGCGTAGTGAGAAGTATCGCAAAAAAGTTCGTAAGTTTATCAAGACGTCGGGCCTTTCTGCGGAACTGAATGAGGATGAGTTCATTGGATTGCAACTTCTTTGGGGCATCATGTTCCCGATCTTCTTGCTGATCATGAACTTCTCGTTGCAATTGGGGCTTTCGCCTTTCATGTGTCTGGGGTTGGGTCTCATTGGTTTCTATTTGCCGCAAATTCACTCCAAGGGCGAAAAGAAAAAGCGTGAGCTTTCAGTGCGCGCGGATTTGCCGTTCTTTATCGATCTTTTGGCCTTGTCAGTGGAAGCAGGTTTAGATTTCTTCTCGGCGATTCAAAAAATCGTGGATAAGGCGGCGAACTCTGACAGCGTCCTGGCAGATGAATTCAGCATTGTTTTGAAAGATATCAAGATCGGTTCTTCTAAAACTCAGGCCTTGAAAGAGATGGCTGAGCGTTTGGATATGAACGAGATCACGAGCTTCGTGGCTGTTTTGGTCGATGCTGAATCGACAGGAGCAAGTATTTCCCAGGTTTTAAAGGATCAGTCAGAACAAATGAGACTTGAACGCTTCGTGAGAGCAGAGAAGGCCGGAGCGCGAGCTTCGCAAGCCATCTTGATCCCGTTGATGATATTTATTTTGCCAGCGGTTTTCATCATGGTGTTTGGTCCGGTGGCAGTTTCATTTATGTATGGTGGCGGAAAATAA
- a CDS encoding Maf family protein, whose translation MMPINQKLILASESPRRRQLLAEAGFSFDVVSVKVSEIPDKNLNVNDQILDIARRKARQSYADLKASRSDEFIVLSADTEVIWEGAPLGKPQDRNDAYRILKLLSGNVHEVLTAVCMISSPSGRELSQVETTKIFFKNLTDNEIWTYIDTKEPMDKAGAYGIQGLGGKFVEKYEGPFDNVVGLPISVVRDLLAKF comes from the coding sequence ATGATGCCGATCAACCAAAAATTAATTCTTGCATCCGAGTCACCACGCAGAAGACAACTTCTTGCCGAAGCTGGTTTTTCATTCGACGTGGTTTCAGTTAAAGTATCGGAAATTCCTGACAAAAACCTGAATGTAAACGATCAGATTTTAGATATCGCCAGACGTAAAGCGAGGCAGTCTTATGCAGATCTAAAGGCCAGTCGAAGCGATGAGTTTATCGTCCTATCCGCCGACACCGAGGTCATTTGGGAGGGGGCTCCCCTGGGTAAGCCTCAAGATCGCAACGATGCCTATAGGATTTTAAAACTTTTGTCTGGAAATGTTCATGAGGTGCTGACCGCAGTATGTATGATCAGCTCACCTTCAGGTCGAGAGCTGTCTCAGGTTGAGACGACAAAAATATTCTTCAAAAATCTGACTGACAATGAAATCTGGACCTATATTGATACAAAAGAACCCATGGATAAGGCCGGAGCCTATGGAATTCAAGGTCTTGGGGGCAAGTTTGTGGAAAAGTATGAAGGCCCTTTCGATAATGTGGTGGGTCTTCCGATAAGTGTAGTACGGGATCTCTTGGCGAAATTTTAG
- a CDS encoding DUF192 domain-containing protein: MMAVLGNKSTNSTLIGNLEVAKTFWTRGKGLLGRKSLAQDQAMWIHRCNSIHTCFMQFSIDCVFVDKSLKVKAIYQDVKPWRLVPPVWGASSVIEMASGTSSKLKISVGDQLYVGT; this comes from the coding sequence ATGATGGCAGTGTTAGGAAATAAATCTACAAACAGCACGCTGATCGGGAATCTGGAGGTTGCAAAAACTTTCTGGACTCGTGGCAAAGGTCTTTTGGGCAGAAAGTCGCTTGCTCAAGACCAGGCTATGTGGATCCATCGCTGCAACAGCATCCATACCTGTTTTATGCAGTTCTCTATTGATTGCGTATTTGTAGATAAGAGTTTGAAAGTGAAAGCCATTTATCAAGATGTTAAACCTTGGCGCTTGGTACCTCCGGTGTGGGGTGCAAGTTCAGTTATTGAGATGGCCTCTGGAACCAGCAGCAAGTTGAAGATCAGCGTGGGAGATCAACTCTATGTGGGCACTTAG
- a CDS encoding FHA domain-containing protein: MWALRVLTGPQAGQILELKMGRNVIGRAPTCDIKITSAGVSKEHTEVTVYKEKIVITDLKSSNGTFLNGIRMQTGIMRLGDKLGIHDVLADVIPAPDARAQAPRQQKAPTPYYGGGAAPQMPPQMYQQQQYTQGMPQPMAGMPGAAAGAGPAPAPAYHPGGMKAVVDKVMDYIDKVALPGVYKLPTYIEFKMVLLGFVVLFIFMTTLLSMIPMVAISRASIINESKRRAASIARTVATMNQSALLQNSFSTLTTNQAESEDGVKQVLIVQQADGMILAPATRAGTTPDLPFVHVARREMRPQSVEVDSSTIGASFPIGLFDPNTGEQSVKAHAIVLYDIGSLAFDDGRAISLFMQTLVIATLVGLLVFFFMYKLIEYPIASLNSQLDVAMREKKDSTEVDFMFPPLQALIGNINSLLTRYVNGARDEGGAGGNFVNKDAEAENLVQMIGFPAVAIAKDGRLIACSPSFAQVAHSELSALLGQMYTAIPDAALQQNIEHLVGKSRENSRVIHTDQLEFSGHLCILSCQAMSSSPSDVDYYLITVSPTDGGS; encoded by the coding sequence ATGTGGGCACTTAGGGTTTTAACCGGCCCTCAAGCCGGTCAAATTTTGGAATTGAAGATGGGGCGCAATGTGATCGGTCGCGCTCCGACTTGTGATATTAAAATCACCAGTGCAGGTGTGTCTAAAGAGCATACCGAAGTGACGGTTTATAAAGAAAAAATTGTTATCACGGATTTGAAATCAAGCAACGGTACATTCTTGAACGGAATCCGCATGCAAACGGGAATCATGAGACTTGGCGACAAGCTGGGCATTCATGATGTATTGGCAGACGTGATTCCGGCTCCGGATGCGAGAGCTCAGGCACCTCGTCAACAAAAAGCGCCAACCCCTTATTATGGTGGGGGAGCGGCTCCGCAGATGCCTCCGCAAATGTATCAACAGCAACAGTACACTCAAGGTATGCCTCAGCCCATGGCGGGAATGCCCGGCGCGGCTGCTGGTGCAGGACCTGCTCCAGCACCAGCGTACCATCCTGGCGGAATGAAGGCGGTCGTCGATAAAGTCATGGACTATATCGACAAAGTGGCCTTGCCGGGAGTCTACAAGCTTCCAACGTATATTGAATTTAAAATGGTCCTTTTGGGCTTTGTCGTTCTATTCATTTTCATGACGACTTTGTTGTCGATGATTCCGATGGTGGCTATTTCCAGAGCGAGCATCATCAATGAAAGTAAACGTCGCGCGGCTTCGATAGCACGGACTGTGGCGACGATGAATCAATCGGCTTTATTGCAAAATAGTTTTTCTACTTTGACGACGAATCAGGCAGAGTCCGAAGACGGTGTGAAACAAGTTCTCATCGTGCAGCAGGCTGACGGTATGATCCTGGCTCCGGCGACTCGCGCGGGAACGACTCCGGATTTGCCATTCGTGCATGTGGCTCGTCGTGAAATGCGCCCTCAATCCGTGGAAGTGGATTCATCTACGATAGGTGCCAGCTTCCCGATTGGTTTGTTCGATCCAAATACGGGTGAGCAGTCGGTTAAAGCTCATGCGATTGTACTTTATGATATCGGAAGTTTGGCCTTTGATGACGGCCGCGCGATCAGTTTGTTTATGCAGACATTGGTGATCGCCACTCTCGTAGGACTTTTGGTGTTCTTCTTTATGTACAAGCTTATTGAATATCCTATTGCCAGTTTGAACTCGCAGTTGGACGTAGCCATGAGAGAGAAGAAAGACAGCACCGAAGTGGACTTTATGTTCCCTCCGTTGCAGGCTTTGATTGGCAATATCAACAGTCTTCTGACTCGTTATGTGAACGGTGCCCGTGATGAGGGTGGGGCTGGTGGCAACTTTGTAAATAAAGATGCCGAAGCCGAAAACCTGGTGCAAATGATAGGATTCCCGGCGGTTGCGATCGCTAAAGACGGGCGACTTATTGCCTGCAGTCCTTCATTTGCTCAAGTCGCACACTCGGAGTTGTCTGCTCTTCTGGGACAGATGTACACGGCCATTCCTGATGCCGCTCTTCAACAGAACATTGAGCATTTGGTTGGAAAAAGTCGTGAGAACTCTCGAGTGATTCATACAGATCAGCTCGAATTCAGTGGTCATTTATGCATTCTCAGTTGTCAGGCAATGAGTTCATCACCATCTGATGTCGATTATTATCTGATTACGGTTTCACCAACTGACGGAGGCTCATGA
- a CDS encoding FHA domain-containing protein: MMSAAPNVKDGLKFEIEVTKGPHIGLRLSFTKGSATIGRGPENDIVLSSDPRVSRQHAEIKQRGSDFLVVNLSGKNFILLDGESVQSEVLRKDSVIQIGDTEIRFIADLPEVVSTPVAPAPSPLTPAARPSSPFTPVTPAPVFTPKPQMPSTPQAQGVHIPAFQQSMPPSMPQAGGLPGMPHNNGGMNYGGYQAPHAGPAMGGAVGSGGGLLQNPKVRFYGIIAIVGLVGWFFLSGSKNKNAKDPNAIRTSAISLQDVAEAEKRTQELATLKKDKYDSVQYRRAQENFVRGFRDFQQGQYARAREAFQVVLNLDPDNELAKRYFHLSKIKFDELVKFNMIQGNRYREKRNWRMCQSNYSNVMTMLQNRKDDPSFKEAKQYYEECSLNVEAGRF, from the coding sequence ATGATGAGTGCGGCTCCGAACGTGAAGGATGGATTGAAATTTGAAATTGAAGTGACGAAAGGGCCGCATATTGGTCTGCGTCTGAGCTTCACAAAGGGCAGTGCCACGATTGGGCGCGGTCCAGAGAACGACATTGTTCTTTCCAGCGATCCACGTGTGAGTCGTCAGCATGCTGAAATCAAACAGCGTGGTTCGGATTTCTTAGTTGTGAATTTAAGTGGCAAGAACTTCATCCTTTTGGATGGGGAAAGTGTTCAATCAGAGGTTTTAAGAAAAGACTCTGTGATTCAAATTGGTGACACAGAGATTCGCTTCATTGCCGATTTGCCAGAGGTTGTTTCGACGCCGGTTGCTCCTGCGCCTTCGCCTTTGACTCCGGCAGCAAGACCTTCCAGTCCATTTACGCCAGTGACTCCAGCTCCGGTCTTTACACCCAAGCCGCAGATGCCTTCGACGCCGCAGGCGCAGGGAGTTCATATCCCGGCCTTTCAGCAGTCGATGCCGCCATCTATGCCTCAAGCGGGTGGATTGCCGGGAATGCCGCACAATAATGGCGGTATGAACTATGGTGGCTATCAAGCTCCTCACGCGGGTCCAGCAATGGGTGGCGCGGTGGGCTCTGGTGGTGGCCTGTTACAGAATCCAAAGGTGCGCTTCTACGGTATTATTGCAATCGTGGGCCTGGTTGGATGGTTCTTTTTGTCAGGATCAAAAAATAAAAATGCAAAAGATCCTAACGCCATTCGTACCTCTGCCATTTCACTGCAAGACGTGGCGGAAGCAGAGAAGCGTACGCAGGAATTGGCGACACTTAAAAAAGACAAGTACGACTCTGTTCAATATCGTCGCGCTCAAGAAAACTTTGTTCGCGGCTTTAGGGACTTCCAACAAGGGCAGTATGCGCGTGCTCGCGAAGCTTTCCAGGTGGTTCTGAATCTTGATCCGGACAATGAGTTGGCGAAACGGTATTTCCATTTATCTAAAATTAAGTTCGATGAGTTAGTGAAATTTAATATGATCCAGGGTAATCGCTATAGAGAAAAAAGAAACTGGCGTATGTGTCAGTCGAATTATTCAAACGTTATGACAATGCTTCAGAATCGTAAAGATGATCCAAGCTTTAAAGAAGCTAAACAGTACTACGAAGAATGCAGTTTGAACGTAGAGGCTGGGAGATTCTAA